The Candidatus Omnitrophota bacterium DNA window ACTTACGCCGCATTAATTCCACTCGATAAAATTTCCCATGCTACCCCAGTGCTACCACTAGAGAGAAAACGGGGCGTTTTTTGGGCGGATCGCCGAACGGATCGCGAAACAAAAAAACAGCCCCGGAATGAATGATTCCAGGGCGTTCGGTTCGTTTCATATTTCTAAGGTTTTCATCCACCGGTTTATTCTTCGGCTTTGGCTTCCGCTTCCAGCCGCCTTTGATGCTCCGCCGCCGCCTTGCTCCATTCTTCGGGCGATACGGGCGAAGGAACAAGCAAGACTCCGCCGCGCTGTTCGGTTATCTCAAATTTCTTGACGAACATCCCTAAATGCTTACCCAAAAGTTCCAACGCTCGAATCTTGTCAGCCGCTTTGATTTTCCCAACCTTCGCAAAAGCGATAGTTCCTATTTCCTGGACGACTCTGTCCGCGTCGATTTCTGTCCGGGCGGAACGCTCCGCCAATGCCTTATCAATCGCTTTTTTGATTTCAGGTTTTTTCAAGTTTTCTTCGCCGATTGCCCCGGCTGTCCGGGGGGAGTATCCCGAACGGATCGCCGCTTGTGATGCGTTCAGGTCAAGCAAGTATTCCTTAACGAATCGCTCTTGCCGTGGGTTCAACTTTTTCGACGTTCTCATCGGATGCACCAGCTTATACACTTTTTCTAAAAACTTGCGCCCGCGTATGCGTTGTTAGGGATAATGTCATCGCCTCAAAAGCCCTAGAGATTTCTCCCCCCTATCCCCCGCCCCGCTGGATGTCGCCGCCGGTTCAACGTCAATCCAGAGTCTGCAATCATGGCAAAAGACGGACGAATGCGCCGGGGCATGGCAAAGGACGCGCCCGCATGACGGGCATTCCGCCGGAAACAACGGCTTCTCTATGAGGTCTTCGGCTTCGTTCATAATTGCTTTCCATGTCAAAAGTATATTCCTAAATCGCCTATAAGAGAACATTCTCGCTAGTCATAAGATTCATCGGCTTCTCTGGAATCTTGCGCCCTATGGCAAGGAAACGGCTTTCCCGCCGGTTTGCCTTGAGACGATTCAACAGCCGCGCCGATGGATTCCACGGCCACCGCCGCCGCGTCATCCGGGCCGTAATGCGTTTGACGTTGAATCCGTTCCATCGCCGAAAGAAAGCGGGCTACAGCCCAAACCGGCCAAGATGCAAGTCGCCGCCGAACCCATTCTTCCGGGACGCAGTCTCTCTTCCCGGCCACCGGGGGGGCTGATGCAGCTTCC harbors:
- a CDS encoding terminase small subunit, which encodes MRTSKKLNPRQERFVKEYLLDLNASQAAIRSGYSPRTAGAIGEENLKKPEIKKAIDKALAERSARTEIDADRVVQEIGTIAFAKVGKIKAADKIRALELLGKHLGMFVKKFEITEQRGGVLLVPSPVSPEEWSKAAAEHQRRLEAEAKAEE